The Sediminispirochaeta smaragdinae DSM 11293 genome has a segment encoding these proteins:
- a CDS encoding IS3 family transposase, whose product MLSAVHDVVQAGARKKECCRMIGISAKTLENWKNHGTTDRRKGASKKVPRKLSEQERQQILEACNSERFKDMTPNQIVPILAQEGFYYASESTLYRILKEENKLHHRENTKPQRNVSNPPELVATAPNQVWSWDITWLPTAVRGIFLFAYVIIDIYDKSIVGWEIHEREDAALARDLFHRLSTRMNLKGVHLHSDNGSPMKGLSLLALLYMLGVRYSFSRPRVSNDNPFIESFFKTLKYTTGYPGRFRNIDHARNWMADFIDWYNYHHLHSALGYITPNEKRTGKDSELFKRRNATMEAARNSHAERWGKRSVRKWTPSNVVVLNPGKNYEGQSSTEGKKSSQNISKSA is encoded by the coding sequence GTGCTCTCAGCGGTACACGATGTAGTGCAGGCTGGAGCTCGCAAAAAGGAATGCTGCCGGATGATCGGCATCTCGGCGAAAACGCTGGAGAACTGGAAAAATCACGGTACCACCGATAGGCGCAAAGGTGCTTCCAAAAAAGTTCCCAGAAAGCTGAGCGAACAGGAAAGACAGCAGATTCTGGAGGCATGCAACAGCGAACGGTTCAAAGATATGACACCGAACCAGATCGTTCCAATTCTTGCTCAGGAGGGCTTTTATTACGCCTCTGAGAGTACCTTGTACCGTATCCTGAAAGAAGAAAACAAGCTCCACCATCGTGAGAATACAAAGCCTCAACGGAATGTGAGCAATCCGCCTGAGCTTGTTGCAACCGCGCCGAATCAGGTATGGAGCTGGGACATTACCTGGTTACCAACAGCAGTCAGAGGGATATTCCTGTTTGCCTATGTGATCATAGATATCTACGACAAATCAATCGTCGGCTGGGAGATCCATGAACGTGAAGATGCAGCTCTGGCCAGAGATCTTTTTCATCGGCTTTCCACTCGAATGAACCTGAAAGGGGTGCATCTGCATTCCGACAACGGATCTCCGATGAAGGGCCTCTCATTACTTGCCCTGCTGTACATGCTTGGAGTGCGATATTCATTCAGCCGTCCGAGGGTCAGCAACGATAATCCGTTTATCGAAAGTTTTTTCAAAACCCTGAAATACACCACCGGTTATCCGGGAAGATTCAGAAACATAGATCATGCCCGTAATTGGATGGCCGATTTCATCGACTGGTATAATTATCACCATCTGCATTCAGCGCTCGGATACATCACCCCCAATGAGAAAAGAACCGGCAAGGATTCCGAGCTGTTCAAGCGGAGAAACGCCACGATGGAAGCTGCTCGAAACTCTCATGCTGAACGATGGGGAAAGCGATCCGTCAGGAAGTGGACGCCATCTAATGTGGTGGTTCTGAATCCTGGTAAAAACTATGAAGGACAATCCTCTACCGAAGGCAAAAAATCTTCACAAAATATTTCAAAGAGCGCGTAA
- a CDS encoding transposase has translation MRYSRAIKESVLKKVLPPEKRSIREVALEYGINDQTIRNWIEQVNNGILNLDAELGPAALGNREKFQLVLEAAGVPEEQLGGWIREKGLHSEHLQLWQQELRETVTEKDTQHKQELKDAKKKIQQLEKELNRKDKALAEMAALIALKKKLHRILEENEDD, from the coding sequence ATGAGGTACAGCAGAGCCATCAAAGAATCAGTCTTGAAAAAAGTCTTACCCCCTGAGAAGCGGAGTATCCGTGAGGTAGCCCTGGAATACGGCATAAACGATCAGACCATCCGAAACTGGATAGAGCAGGTAAATAACGGTATACTGAACCTGGATGCAGAGTTAGGACCTGCCGCTCTGGGCAACAGAGAAAAGTTTCAGCTTGTACTTGAAGCGGCCGGGGTCCCGGAAGAGCAGCTTGGCGGATGGATCCGCGAGAAAGGTCTTCACTCAGAGCATCTGCAATTATGGCAGCAGGAGTTGAGAGAGACCGTGACTGAAAAAGACACACAGCACAAGCAGGAACTGAAAGACGCGAAGAAAAAAATACAGCAGCTCGAAAAAGAACTGAACCGAAAAGATAAGGCGTTAGCCGAAATGGCCGCTTTGATTGCACTGAAAAAAAAACTCCACCGGATCTTGGAGGAAAACGAGGACGACTGA
- a CDS encoding bifunctional nuclease family protein, producing the protein MKRFLYCFSVQGIALDEITESPFVILHDVKHDITLPLQIGASEASSLILAMECREKQEEESGYDLAVELFRKHRFALRGLEVRRNKGGHHKGTLVYKKGIRTFRTEVNPSTGIVLCAKLGAPIFFDKEAADAADYDNRVLIELAGGSAELLYLDPTHHPMQIM; encoded by the coding sequence ATGAAAAGATTCCTGTACTGCTTTTCCGTTCAAGGAATTGCTCTCGACGAAATAACCGAATCGCCCTTTGTGATTCTACACGATGTAAAACATGATATCACCCTCCCCTTGCAGATCGGAGCATCGGAAGCAAGTTCTCTTATCCTTGCTATGGAATGCAGAGAGAAGCAGGAAGAAGAAAGCGGATACGACCTTGCGGTAGAGTTGTTTCGAAAACATCGTTTTGCCCTTCGCGGCCTTGAAGTCCGCCGCAATAAAGGGGGTCATCACAAAGGAACCCTTGTATACAAGAAAGGTATACGGACCTTTCGAACCGAGGTCAACCCGAGTACCGGCATTGTACTCTGTGCAAAGCTTGGTGCTCCTATTTTCTTCGATAAAGAAGCAGCGGATGCCGCTGATTATGATAACAGGGTACTCATTGAACTCGCGGGAGGAAGTGCGGAGCTTCTCTATCTCGACCCGACCCATCATCCGATGCAAATCATGTAG
- a CDS encoding CTP synthase, whose protein sequence is MKKYVFVTGGVCSSLGKGVAATSLGNLLESRGLQIRMVKIDPYINVDAGTMSPFQHGEVYVTDDGAETDLDLGNYARFTNAPLSKVNSITTGQVYQEVIKREREGRYLGRTVQVIPHITDEIKRRIYLASEDPEVDVTIIEIGGTVGDIESVPYLEAARQFIHDLGKEHVLFVHLTLIPLTVGGELKTKPTQHSVKELLEIGIQPDILLCRAPYALEDEMIRKISLFTNVEKRAVISAYDVKTTIYELPIVFHQQHLDEIVLEKFAIECKDADLRCWTRMVETIKKAKKTVTIGVVGKYIELHDSYKSVYEALVHGGIANQAKVVLRKVDSEEIETNEKAVELLAGIDGLLVPGGFGERGIAGMVKAVKWARENKIPCFGICLGMQVMVIEYSRSVLGHDDANSTEFSHQTTFPVISLLEEQIDVKAYGGTMRLGRSASKLCSGTMISNIYDTELIYERHRHRYEVNNIHRKELEEGGLIIAATTPEDELVESVQWPDHPWGIGVQYHPEFKSTPILPHPLFSSFIGASLKHAEVEKK, encoded by the coding sequence ATGAAGAAATACGTATTCGTCACCGGCGGAGTATGTTCCAGCCTGGGCAAAGGAGTCGCAGCGACTTCTCTCGGCAACCTTCTCGAGAGTAGAGGGCTGCAGATTCGTATGGTCAAGATCGATCCGTACATCAATGTTGATGCCGGAACGATGAGCCCCTTTCAACACGGTGAGGTTTACGTCACCGACGACGGCGCGGAAACCGATCTGGATCTCGGAAACTACGCTCGTTTCACCAATGCTCCTCTCTCAAAGGTAAACTCCATCACCACCGGCCAAGTCTACCAAGAAGTGATAAAACGGGAACGGGAAGGCCGTTACCTCGGTCGAACCGTACAGGTAATCCCCCATATCACCGACGAAATCAAGCGAAGGATCTATCTTGCAAGTGAAGATCCCGAGGTGGATGTTACCATCATTGAAATAGGAGGGACGGTTGGTGACATCGAATCCGTCCCATACCTGGAAGCAGCCCGTCAGTTCATTCACGATCTCGGAAAAGAGCATGTACTCTTTGTTCATCTCACGCTCATACCCCTTACGGTAGGGGGAGAGCTCAAAACAAAGCCGACCCAGCACTCGGTAAAAGAGCTGCTCGAAATAGGTATCCAGCCGGACATCCTTCTTTGCAGGGCCCCTTACGCCCTTGAAGATGAGATGATTCGCAAAATCAGCCTCTTTACAAACGTGGAAAAAAGAGCCGTTATTTCAGCTTATGACGTAAAGACCACCATCTATGAACTGCCGATTGTGTTCCATCAACAGCATCTCGACGAAATCGTGTTGGAAAAATTCGCCATTGAATGCAAAGACGCCGATCTTCGCTGCTGGACCAGAATGGTCGAAACAATTAAGAAGGCAAAAAAAACGGTAACGATCGGTGTGGTCGGCAAGTATATCGAGCTCCACGATTCCTACAAATCGGTCTACGAGGCCTTGGTTCACGGTGGTATAGCCAATCAGGCCAAGGTCGTGCTTCGAAAAGTCGACAGTGAAGAGATCGAAACCAATGAAAAGGCAGTCGAACTTCTTGCAGGCATAGACGGCCTTCTTGTTCCCGGAGGCTTTGGAGAACGCGGTATTGCAGGGATGGTCAAGGCGGTCAAATGGGCCAGAGAAAATAAGATTCCCTGTTTCGGTATCTGCCTCGGAATGCAAGTCATGGTCATCGAATACAGCAGATCGGTACTTGGCCACGACGATGCAAATAGTACCGAATTTTCTCACCAGACGACCTTCCCAGTTATCAGTCTGCTCGAAGAGCAGATTGACGTAAAGGCCTACGGCGGGACTATGCGGCTGGGCAGGAGTGCCTCGAAGCTATGCTCGGGAACAATGATATCTAACATCTATGACACCGAACTCATCTACGAGCGCCATCGGCACAGATACGAGGTAAACAATATCCACAGAAAGGAGCTTGAAGAAGGAGGCCTCATCATCGCAGCGACCACTCCCGAAGATGAGCTGGTTGAATCGGTTCAATGGCCTGATCATCCCTGGGGAATTGGGGTACAATATCATCCCGAATTTAAATCAACACCAATTCTTCCGCATCCCCTCTTTTCCAGTTTTATCGGTGCAAGCCTGAAACATGCGGAAGTTGAAAAGAAATAA
- the lptC gene encoding LPS export ABC transporter periplasmic protein LptC: protein MRKLKRNKQSLCIKGRRLLLPGFFHVSALLFIVWIVAACSVDYEKAKMAEDLGEETPETVMHGFRQANVIGHHIVYEIEATQVESYPRQKVLKLSDVDFREFDQNGDQVFLSTAGSMEYDLREKRIDLGSGVKILRTNENGSTEIEGDAFSFDEKEKLITAPPTSLVRFSDEESGGVLAGRGFSAETDSGTIQFSGGVSGTYGEDTHEP from the coding sequence ATGCGGAAGTTGAAAAGAAATAAACAAAGTCTATGCATCAAGGGAAGGAGGCTTCTCCTTCCCGGCTTTTTTCATGTTTCAGCTCTTCTTTTCATTGTATGGATCGTTGCCGCTTGCTCGGTGGATTACGAAAAGGCAAAAATGGCCGAAGACCTTGGAGAAGAGACGCCGGAAACAGTCATGCACGGTTTTAGGCAGGCAAACGTCATAGGCCATCACATTGTGTACGAAATAGAGGCTACTCAGGTGGAAAGTTATCCTCGCCAGAAGGTTCTAAAATTATCGGACGTCGATTTCCGGGAATTCGATCAAAACGGCGATCAGGTATTCCTCAGTACGGCGGGTAGCATGGAGTATGATCTCCGTGAAAAACGTATCGATTTGGGATCGGGGGTAAAAATTCTCAGAACAAATGAGAACGGTTCTACGGAAATTGAGGGAGACGCTTTTTCTTTTGATGAAAAGGAAAAGCTGATAACGGCCCCCCCCACATCCCTGGTACGCTTCTCCGATGAAGAGAGCGGAGGAGTGTTGGCGGGACGCGGCTTTTCGGCGGAAACCGACAGCGGAACGATCCAATTCAGCGGGGGAGTATCGGGAACATACGGGGAGGATACCCATGAGCCGTAA
- the lptB gene encoding LPS export ABC transporter ATP-binding protein, whose amino-acid sequence MNQSQSPQSDILRVEGLVKRYGKKKVVCDVGFSMKRGEIVGLLGPNGAGKTTIFYMIAGFLTPSAGTIFLNNDKLTRLPMFKRARKGISYLPQEASVFRKLSVEDNIMAILETRKELSKRERSLRLESLLDEFGIQTIRKQQAYTLSGGERRRTEIARSLAIDPKFLLLDEPLAGIDPIAVHEIKTIIRGLSEKSIGVLITDHNVRDTLEITNRAYIINRGELVVSGDRETLLNDPIARQIYLGDSFRM is encoded by the coding sequence GTGAATCAGTCTCAAAGCCCGCAATCGGATATATTACGAGTGGAGGGCCTTGTCAAACGCTACGGAAAGAAAAAGGTGGTATGCGACGTAGGGTTTTCCATGAAACGGGGAGAGATCGTGGGACTGTTGGGACCGAATGGTGCCGGAAAAACCACCATTTTCTACATGATTGCCGGCTTCCTCACCCCCTCGGCAGGAACTATTTTTCTAAACAACGATAAACTCACCCGCTTACCCATGTTCAAGAGGGCCAGAAAGGGCATTAGTTATCTCCCCCAGGAAGCGTCTGTCTTTCGGAAACTCAGTGTCGAAGACAATATTATGGCCATTCTGGAGACAAGGAAAGAATTGAGCAAACGAGAACGGTCATTGCGCTTGGAATCGCTGCTCGATGAATTTGGGATTCAAACGATACGAAAGCAGCAGGCCTATACCCTCTCGGGAGGAGAACGCAGGAGAACAGAAATTGCGAGATCCCTGGCCATTGATCCCAAATTTCTCCTCCTGGACGAACCCCTTGCCGGGATCGATCCCATTGCCGTACATGAAATAAAAACCATTATACGGGGTCTGTCTGAGAAATCCATTGGAGTTCTGATAACCGATCACAATGTTCGCGACACCTTGGAGATTACCAACCGGGCATACATTATCAACAGGGGAGAGCTCGTCGTGAGCGGCGACAGGGAGACCCTTCTGAACGATCCCATTGCCCGTCAGATCTACCTCGGCGATTCCTTTCGCATGTGA
- the rpoN gene encoding RNA polymerase factor sigma-54, with translation MQYQKPVLIQEQRLKLSPQMLQSIQLMALPITELKLRIAEEIERNPALEVLEDRSQVSYEEIDHSTRSEEYDFFENSSDPGYSKSYDSEASDAKQKFLEGAIARSESLHDHLLWQLRLQPLDEEDFAVGEKLILNLDDNGFHIEPIEELFPDSECQRVRRMIALIHEFEPTGICVADFRESLLLQISLDPEAPPYADDIVANHLPALEKNRIQEIARDLSASVQEIEEAVAFIRRLTPFPGRLYSNETPHYVVPDVSVRLEEGEFKIYLNDIEIPVLGISAFYAGLQNGKKHHTADHEKSAQKFAGDHVREAEWFINSIRQRNRSLMKIAKAIIEFQRDFFLKGPKYLVPLTLKDIAEEVSVHETTVSRIANAKYMQTEWGIYPIKYFFTNSISGAGSSGSRFSKEGVKEMIREILENDTGKKRLSDQKISDLLKEKGVSIARRTVAKYRNELNIDSSFDR, from the coding sequence GTGCAGTATCAGAAACCGGTATTAATACAGGAACAGAGACTCAAACTGAGCCCCCAGATGCTTCAGTCTATTCAGTTGATGGCCCTGCCGATCACCGAGCTTAAACTTCGTATAGCAGAGGAAATTGAACGGAACCCTGCCCTTGAGGTACTTGAAGATCGTTCGCAGGTGAGTTACGAGGAAATTGATCATTCCACAAGGTCAGAGGAGTACGATTTTTTCGAAAATAGTTCTGATCCCGGTTATTCGAAAAGCTACGACAGCGAAGCTTCGGATGCAAAGCAGAAATTTCTCGAAGGCGCCATTGCCCGCTCCGAGTCTCTCCATGATCATCTTTTGTGGCAGCTGAGGCTTCAACCCCTCGATGAGGAAGATTTTGCCGTTGGGGAAAAGCTCATCCTCAATCTCGACGACAATGGGTTTCACATCGAACCAATAGAAGAACTTTTTCCGGATTCCGAATGCCAGCGGGTCCGGCGCATGATCGCTCTTATCCACGAGTTCGAGCCGACGGGAATCTGTGTGGCCGACTTTCGTGAGTCTTTGCTTCTCCAGATTTCTCTTGATCCGGAAGCCCCACCCTATGCCGACGACATTGTTGCAAACCATCTTCCCGCGCTGGAGAAAAACAGGATACAGGAAATTGCCCGGGACCTTTCCGCTTCCGTCCAAGAGATAGAGGAGGCCGTTGCCTTTATTCGCCGCCTAACCCCCTTCCCCGGACGCCTCTACAGTAATGAGACACCTCACTATGTGGTCCCGGATGTTTCGGTACGCTTGGAAGAGGGAGAGTTCAAGATCTATCTTAACGACATAGAGATTCCGGTCCTTGGTATTTCCGCATTCTACGCGGGCCTGCAAAACGGAAAAAAACATCATACCGCGGACCATGAGAAATCGGCTCAAAAATTCGCAGGCGATCATGTGCGTGAAGCCGAATGGTTTATCAACTCGATACGGCAAAGAAATCGGTCGCTCATGAAAATAGCAAAAGCGATTATCGAATTTCAACGGGATTTCTTCCTAAAAGGCCCCAAGTATCTTGTTCCTCTCACTCTGAAAGATATTGCAGAAGAGGTTTCGGTTCACGAAACAACGGTCTCCCGCATTGCCAATGCAAAGTACATGCAAACCGAATGGGGAATTTACCCCATAAAGTATTTCTTTACGAACTCCATCAGCGGAGCAGGTTCTTCCGGTTCCCGCTTCTCAAAGGAGGGCGTAAAAGAGATGATCCGGGAAATTCTGGAAAACGATACCGGCAAGAAAAGGCTTTCCGACCAAAAAATCAGTGACCTCTTGAAAGAGAAGGGGGTCTCCATAGCACGGCGTACCGTAGCAAAATACCGAAACGAACTCAATATCGATTCTTCCTTTGACCGCTAA
- the hpf gene encoding ribosome hibernation-promoting factor, HPF/YfiA family → MNLEIKGVHYDVSDSTKEFITKKLERVDFAKEYMVDLAITITKEKPGYTVEASVHFRWGRSSHVAAPPTHELYEGIEQMIDKLEHVVRKEKDRIKDHPKPQDDVIE, encoded by the coding sequence ATGAATCTGGAAATCAAAGGTGTTCATTACGATGTGAGTGACAGCACGAAGGAATTTATCACCAAGAAGCTGGAAAGAGTCGATTTTGCAAAAGAGTATATGGTCGATCTTGCCATCACCATCACCAAAGAAAAGCCGGGATATACGGTAGAGGCATCGGTCCATTTTCGTTGGGGACGATCTTCCCATGTTGCGGCTCCCCCGACACATGAATTGTACGAAGGAATCGAACAAATGATCGATAAGCTCGAGCATGTTGTACGAAAAGAGAAAGATAGGATCAAAGACCATCCCAAACCACAGGATGACGTGATAGAATAG
- the hprK gene encoding HPr(Ser) kinase/phosphatase, whose translation MRSYTVLDLLDLDLKEHNALDLRCIGGRPGLARTISEQEINRPGLSLSGYFEEFANNRIQLFGMGEASYLTKLESEDQMETVNKMFTYPIPCVIFTHGNQPGKRFMECAEKSGCPVLQTHLPSGEFSMRLMRALNDMFAPRKSIHGVLVEVYGIGVLLSGDSGVGKSETALELIERGHRLISDDMVEIRCMNGNILMGAGRNPVLAHHMEIRGLGIINVSNLFGVGAIRDKKQIQLIVELEEWDSSKNYDRIGTGEMSREILGVKVPLLQVPVKPGRNIPIIIETAAMNERLKKMGYHSAQEFNQNVLKWLESENARNLYFNKKDTF comes from the coding sequence ATGAGAAGTTATACGGTATTAGACCTTCTTGATCTTGATCTGAAGGAACATAACGCCCTCGATTTGAGGTGCATAGGAGGGAGGCCTGGTCTTGCCCGTACCATCTCGGAACAGGAAATTAATCGGCCGGGTCTTTCCCTCAGTGGCTATTTTGAAGAATTCGCAAACAACAGAATCCAACTATTTGGGATGGGTGAGGCCTCGTATCTCACCAAACTCGAATCTGAGGATCAGATGGAAACGGTAAATAAAATGTTTACCTATCCTATTCCCTGTGTCATCTTCACGCATGGCAATCAACCGGGAAAACGATTTATGGAATGTGCGGAAAAGTCCGGTTGCCCGGTGCTTCAGACGCACCTTCCGTCCGGTGAGTTCAGCATGCGGCTCATGCGTGCTCTTAACGACATGTTCGCACCGAGAAAATCGATTCATGGGGTTCTTGTTGAGGTATATGGTATCGGCGTGTTGCTTTCTGGTGACAGCGGCGTAGGAAAGAGTGAGACGGCATTGGAGCTGATTGAACGAGGCCATCGCCTCATTTCCGACGATATGGTGGAAATCCGCTGTATGAACGGAAATATCCTTATGGGAGCCGGCAGGAATCCGGTACTTGCCCACCACATGGAAATCCGCGGTCTCGGAATTATCAACGTCAGTAATCTTTTCGGTGTCGGAGCGATTCGAGATAAGAAACAAATTCAGCTTATTGTGGAGCTGGAGGAGTGGGATTCTTCAAAAAATTATGACAGAATTGGTACGGGAGAGATGTCACGGGAAATTCTCGGTGTTAAGGTTCCGCTTCTGCAGGTTCCGGTAAAGCCGGGACGAAATATCCCGATTATCATCGAGACGGCGGCTATGAATGAACGCCTGAAAAAGATGGGTTACCATTCTGCTCAGGAGTTCAACCAGAACGTCTTGAAGTGGCTGGAGAGCGAGAATGCCCGGAACCTCTATTTCAACAAAAAGGATACGTTTTAG
- a CDS encoding HPr family phosphocarrier protein, with translation MIEKSVTIMNRAGIHARPAALIVQTANNFTSDIFFEKEDVRINGKSIMGIITLGAGYKSTLQVIAEGDDEQEAVDAIVRLFENRFEEE, from the coding sequence ATGATTGAGAAGAGCGTTACTATCATGAACCGTGCGGGAATTCATGCACGGCCGGCGGCCCTTATTGTGCAGACCGCCAATAATTTTACCTCTGACATTTTTTTTGAAAAGGAAGATGTACGCATAAACGGAAAGTCTATTATGGGAATCATTACCCTTGGTGCCGGTTATAAAAGCACCCTGCAGGTTATCGCCGAAGGGGACGACGAACAGGAGGCCGTTGATGCCATCGTCCGGCTCTTCGAAAATCGCTTCGAAGAGGAATAG